Proteins found in one Orcinus orca chromosome 11, mOrcOrc1.1, whole genome shotgun sequence genomic segment:
- the LOC101287579 gene encoding mitogen-activated protein kinase 12 isoform X4: protein MSSPPPARKGFYRQEVTKTAWEVRAVYQDLQPVGSGAYGAVCSAVDSRTGAKVAIKKLYRPFQSELFAKRAYRELRLLKHMRHENVIGLLDVFTPNETLDDFTDFYLVMPFMGTDLGKLMEHEKLSEDRIQFLVYQMLKGLKVGAWGAAGVGGAPRRSCELTAADPSVSPQYIHAAGIIHRDLKPGNLAVNEDCELKILDFGLARQADSEMTGYVVTRWYRAPEVILNWMHYTQTVDIWSVGCIMAEMITGETLFKGSDHLDQLKEIMKVTGTPPAEFVQRLQSAEAQNYMNGLPELEKKDFAAILTNASPLAVNLLEKMLVLDAERRVTAAKALTHPYFESLHDTEDEPKAQKYDESFDDVDRTLEEWKRVTYREVLSFKPPRQLGAKVSKETAL from the exons ATGAGCTCTCCGCCGCCCGCCCGCAAGGGCTTTTACCGCCAGGAGGTGACCAAGACGGCCTGGGAGGTGCGCGCCGTGTACCAGGACCTGCAGCCCGTAGGCTCGGGCGCCTATGGCGCCGTGTG CTCGGCGGTGGACAGCCGCACGGGCGCCAAGGTGGCCATAAAGAAGCTGTACCGGCCCTTCCAGTCCGAGCTGTTCGCCAAGCGCGCCTACCGCGAGCTGCGCCTGCTCAAGCACATGCGCCATGAGAAC GTAATTGGGCTGCTGGATGTGTTCACACCCAATGAGACCCTGGATGATTTCACAGACTT TTACCTGGTGATGCCGTTCATGGGCACCGACCTGGGGAAGCTCATGGAGCACGAGAAGCTGAGTGAGGACCGAATCCAGTTCCTCGTCTACCAGATGCTCAAGGGGCTGAAGGTGGGGGCTTGGGGTGCCGCCGGAGTGGGTGGGGCCCCCAGGCGTTCCTGCGAACTGACTGCTGCTGACCCCTCTGTGTCCCCACAGTACATCCATGCTGCTGGCATCATCCACAGG GACCTGAAGCCCGGCAACCTGGCCGTGAACGAGGACTGTGAGCTCAAG ATCCTGGACTTCGGCCTGGCCCGGCAGGCAGATAGCGAGATGACTGGGTACGTGGTGACCCGGTGGTACCGGGCGCCTGAGGTCATCTTGAATTGGATGCACTACACACAGACGG TGGACATCTGGTCAGTGGGCTGCATCATGGCTGAGATGATCACAGGGGAGACGCTCTTCAAAGGCAGCGACC ACCTGGACCAGCTGAAGGAGATCATGAAGGTGACAGGGACGCCTCCCGCCGAGTTCGTGCAGAGGCTGCAGAGTGCCGAG GCTCAGAACTACATGAACGGCCTCCCCGAGCTAGAGAAAAAGGATTTTGCCGCCATCCTGACCAACGCAAGCCCTCTGG ccgtGAACCTCCTGGAGAAGATGCTGGTGCTGGATGCGGAGCGGCGGGTGACGGCGGCCAAGGCGCTGACCCACCCCTACTTCGAGTCGCTCCACGACACGGAGGACGAGCCCAAAGCCCAAAAGTACGATGAATCCTTTGATGACGTGGACCGCACGCTGGAAGAGTGGAAGC GTGTCACATACAGAGAGGTGCTCAGCTTCAAGCCTCCCCGACAGCTGGGGGCCAAGGTCTCCAAGGAGACGGCCCTGTGA
- the LOC101287579 gene encoding mitogen-activated protein kinase 12 isoform X7 has translation MSSPPPARKGFYRQEVTKTAWEVRAVYQDLQPVGSGAYGAVCSAVDSRTGAKVAIKKLYRPFQSELFAKRAYRELRLLKHMRHENVIGLLDVFTPNETLDDFTDFYLVMPFMGTDLGKLMEHEKLSEDRIQFLVYQMLKGLKDLKPGNLAVNEDCELKILDFGLARQADSEMTGYVVTRWYRAPEVILNWMHYTQTVDIWSVGCIMAEMITGETLFKGSDHLDQLKEIMKVTGTPPAEFVQRLQSAEAQNYMNGLPELEKKDFAAILTNASPLAVNLLEKMLVLDAERRVTAAKALTHPYFESLHDTEDEPKAQKYDESFDDVDRTLEEWKRVTYREVLSFKPPRQLGAKVSKETAL, from the exons ATGAGCTCTCCGCCGCCCGCCCGCAAGGGCTTTTACCGCCAGGAGGTGACCAAGACGGCCTGGGAGGTGCGCGCCGTGTACCAGGACCTGCAGCCCGTAGGCTCGGGCGCCTATGGCGCCGTGTG CTCGGCGGTGGACAGCCGCACGGGCGCCAAGGTGGCCATAAAGAAGCTGTACCGGCCCTTCCAGTCCGAGCTGTTCGCCAAGCGCGCCTACCGCGAGCTGCGCCTGCTCAAGCACATGCGCCATGAGAAC GTAATTGGGCTGCTGGATGTGTTCACACCCAATGAGACCCTGGATGATTTCACAGACTT TTACCTGGTGATGCCGTTCATGGGCACCGACCTGGGGAAGCTCATGGAGCACGAGAAGCTGAGTGAGGACCGAATCCAGTTCCTCGTCTACCAGATGCTCAAGGGGCTGAAG GACCTGAAGCCCGGCAACCTGGCCGTGAACGAGGACTGTGAGCTCAAG ATCCTGGACTTCGGCCTGGCCCGGCAGGCAGATAGCGAGATGACTGGGTACGTGGTGACCCGGTGGTACCGGGCGCCTGAGGTCATCTTGAATTGGATGCACTACACACAGACGG TGGACATCTGGTCAGTGGGCTGCATCATGGCTGAGATGATCACAGGGGAGACGCTCTTCAAAGGCAGCGACC ACCTGGACCAGCTGAAGGAGATCATGAAGGTGACAGGGACGCCTCCCGCCGAGTTCGTGCAGAGGCTGCAGAGTGCCGAG GCTCAGAACTACATGAACGGCCTCCCCGAGCTAGAGAAAAAGGATTTTGCCGCCATCCTGACCAACGCAAGCCCTCTGG ccgtGAACCTCCTGGAGAAGATGCTGGTGCTGGATGCGGAGCGGCGGGTGACGGCGGCCAAGGCGCTGACCCACCCCTACTTCGAGTCGCTCCACGACACGGAGGACGAGCCCAAAGCCCAAAAGTACGATGAATCCTTTGATGACGTGGACCGCACGCTGGAAGAGTGGAAGC GTGTCACATACAGAGAGGTGCTCAGCTTCAAGCCTCCCCGACAGCTGGGGGCCAAGGTCTCCAAGGAGACGGCCCTGTGA
- the LOC101287579 gene encoding mitogen-activated protein kinase 12 isoform X6, whose product MSSPPPARKGFYRQEVTKTAWEVRAVYQDLQPVGSGAYGAVCSAVDSRTGAKVAIKKLYRPFQSELFAKRAYRELRLLKHMRHENVIGLLDVFTPNETLDDFTDFYLVMPFMGTDLGKLMEHEKLSEDRIQFLVYQMLKGLKYIHAAGIIHRDLKPGNLAVNEDCELKILDFGLARQADSEMTGYVVTRWYRAPEVILNWMHYTQTVDIWSVGCIMAEMITGETLFKGSDHLDQLKEIMKVTGTPPAEFVQRLQSAEAQNYMNGLPELEKKDFAAILTNASPLAVNLLEKMLVLDAERRVTAAKALTHPYFESLHDTEDEPKAQKYDESFDDVDRTLEEWKRVTYREVLSFKPPRQLGAKVSKETAL is encoded by the exons ATGAGCTCTCCGCCGCCCGCCCGCAAGGGCTTTTACCGCCAGGAGGTGACCAAGACGGCCTGGGAGGTGCGCGCCGTGTACCAGGACCTGCAGCCCGTAGGCTCGGGCGCCTATGGCGCCGTGTG CTCGGCGGTGGACAGCCGCACGGGCGCCAAGGTGGCCATAAAGAAGCTGTACCGGCCCTTCCAGTCCGAGCTGTTCGCCAAGCGCGCCTACCGCGAGCTGCGCCTGCTCAAGCACATGCGCCATGAGAAC GTAATTGGGCTGCTGGATGTGTTCACACCCAATGAGACCCTGGATGATTTCACAGACTT TTACCTGGTGATGCCGTTCATGGGCACCGACCTGGGGAAGCTCATGGAGCACGAGAAGCTGAGTGAGGACCGAATCCAGTTCCTCGTCTACCAGATGCTCAAGGGGCTGAAG TACATCCATGCTGCTGGCATCATCCACAGG GACCTGAAGCCCGGCAACCTGGCCGTGAACGAGGACTGTGAGCTCAAG ATCCTGGACTTCGGCCTGGCCCGGCAGGCAGATAGCGAGATGACTGGGTACGTGGTGACCCGGTGGTACCGGGCGCCTGAGGTCATCTTGAATTGGATGCACTACACACAGACGG TGGACATCTGGTCAGTGGGCTGCATCATGGCTGAGATGATCACAGGGGAGACGCTCTTCAAAGGCAGCGACC ACCTGGACCAGCTGAAGGAGATCATGAAGGTGACAGGGACGCCTCCCGCCGAGTTCGTGCAGAGGCTGCAGAGTGCCGAG GCTCAGAACTACATGAACGGCCTCCCCGAGCTAGAGAAAAAGGATTTTGCCGCCATCCTGACCAACGCAAGCCCTCTGG ccgtGAACCTCCTGGAGAAGATGCTGGTGCTGGATGCGGAGCGGCGGGTGACGGCGGCCAAGGCGCTGACCCACCCCTACTTCGAGTCGCTCCACGACACGGAGGACGAGCCCAAAGCCCAAAAGTACGATGAATCCTTTGATGACGTGGACCGCACGCTGGAAGAGTGGAAGC GTGTCACATACAGAGAGGTGCTCAGCTTCAAGCCTCCCCGACAGCTGGGGGCCAAGGTCTCCAAGGAGACGGCCCTGTGA
- the LOC101287579 gene encoding mitogen-activated protein kinase 12 isoform X5 encodes MSSPPPARKGFYRQEVTKTAWEVRAVYQDLQPVGSGAYGAVCSAVDSRTGAKVAIKKLYRPFQSELFAKRAYRELRLLKHMRHENVIGLLDVFTPNETLDDFTDFYLVMPFMGTDLGKLMEHEKLSEDRIQFLVYQMLKGLKVGAWGAAGVGGAPRRSCELTAADPSVSPQYIHAAGIIHRDLKPGNLAVNEDCELKILDFGLARQADSEMTGYVVTRWYRAPEVILNWMHYTQTVDIWSVGCIMAEMITGETLFKGSDHLDQLKEIMKVTGTPPAEFVQRLQSAEAQNYMNGLPELEKKDFAAILTNASPLAVNLLEKMLVLDAERRVTAAKALTHPYFESLHDTEDEPKAQKYDESFDDVDRTLEEWKRPLLPGQLHTPRPASRIRPTPGSP; translated from the exons ATGAGCTCTCCGCCGCCCGCCCGCAAGGGCTTTTACCGCCAGGAGGTGACCAAGACGGCCTGGGAGGTGCGCGCCGTGTACCAGGACCTGCAGCCCGTAGGCTCGGGCGCCTATGGCGCCGTGTG CTCGGCGGTGGACAGCCGCACGGGCGCCAAGGTGGCCATAAAGAAGCTGTACCGGCCCTTCCAGTCCGAGCTGTTCGCCAAGCGCGCCTACCGCGAGCTGCGCCTGCTCAAGCACATGCGCCATGAGAAC GTAATTGGGCTGCTGGATGTGTTCACACCCAATGAGACCCTGGATGATTTCACAGACTT TTACCTGGTGATGCCGTTCATGGGCACCGACCTGGGGAAGCTCATGGAGCACGAGAAGCTGAGTGAGGACCGAATCCAGTTCCTCGTCTACCAGATGCTCAAGGGGCTGAAGGTGGGGGCTTGGGGTGCCGCCGGAGTGGGTGGGGCCCCCAGGCGTTCCTGCGAACTGACTGCTGCTGACCCCTCTGTGTCCCCACAGTACATCCATGCTGCTGGCATCATCCACAGG GACCTGAAGCCCGGCAACCTGGCCGTGAACGAGGACTGTGAGCTCAAG ATCCTGGACTTCGGCCTGGCCCGGCAGGCAGATAGCGAGATGACTGGGTACGTGGTGACCCGGTGGTACCGGGCGCCTGAGGTCATCTTGAATTGGATGCACTACACACAGACGG TGGACATCTGGTCAGTGGGCTGCATCATGGCTGAGATGATCACAGGGGAGACGCTCTTCAAAGGCAGCGACC ACCTGGACCAGCTGAAGGAGATCATGAAGGTGACAGGGACGCCTCCCGCCGAGTTCGTGCAGAGGCTGCAGAGTGCCGAG GCTCAGAACTACATGAACGGCCTCCCCGAGCTAGAGAAAAAGGATTTTGCCGCCATCCTGACCAACGCAAGCCCTCTGG ccgtGAACCTCCTGGAGAAGATGCTGGTGCTGGATGCGGAGCGGCGGGTGACGGCGGCCAAGGCGCTGACCCACCCCTACTTCGAGTCGCTCCACGACACGGAGGACGAGCCCAAAGCCCAAAAGTACGATGAATCCTTTGATGACGTGGACCGCACGCTGGAAGAGTGGAAGC GACCCCTCCTACCTGGACAGCTGCACACCCCTCGTCCTGCCAGCAGGATCAGGCCCACGCCAGGCAGTCCATAG
- the LOC101287579 gene encoding mitogen-activated protein kinase 12 isoform X1: MSSPPPARKGFYRQEVTKTAWEVRAVYQDLQPVGSGAYGAVCSAVDSRTGAKVAIKKLYRPFQSELFAKRAYRELRLLKHMRHENVIGLLDVFTPNETLDDFTDFYLVMPFMGTDLGKLMEHEKLSEDRIQFLVYQMLKGLKVGAWGAAGVGGAPRRSCELTAADPSVSPQYIHAAGIIHRDLKPGNLAVNEDCELKILDFGLARQADSEMTGYVVTRWYRAPEVILNWMHYTQTVDIWSVGCIMAEMITGETLFKGSDHLDQLKEIMKVTGTPPAEFVQRLQSAEAQNYMNGLPELEKKDFAAILTNASPLAVNLLEKMLVLDAERRVTAAKALTHPYFESLHDTEDEPKAQKYDESFDDVDRTLEEWKREWGALGRACGWTPPAPCRWPGLRVLGPPTLGCRLGEEHSGGQGAAGLPGQGDLSTWPLPAPRPASVPPHV; the protein is encoded by the exons ATGAGCTCTCCGCCGCCCGCCCGCAAGGGCTTTTACCGCCAGGAGGTGACCAAGACGGCCTGGGAGGTGCGCGCCGTGTACCAGGACCTGCAGCCCGTAGGCTCGGGCGCCTATGGCGCCGTGTG CTCGGCGGTGGACAGCCGCACGGGCGCCAAGGTGGCCATAAAGAAGCTGTACCGGCCCTTCCAGTCCGAGCTGTTCGCCAAGCGCGCCTACCGCGAGCTGCGCCTGCTCAAGCACATGCGCCATGAGAAC GTAATTGGGCTGCTGGATGTGTTCACACCCAATGAGACCCTGGATGATTTCACAGACTT TTACCTGGTGATGCCGTTCATGGGCACCGACCTGGGGAAGCTCATGGAGCACGAGAAGCTGAGTGAGGACCGAATCCAGTTCCTCGTCTACCAGATGCTCAAGGGGCTGAAGGTGGGGGCTTGGGGTGCCGCCGGAGTGGGTGGGGCCCCCAGGCGTTCCTGCGAACTGACTGCTGCTGACCCCTCTGTGTCCCCACAGTACATCCATGCTGCTGGCATCATCCACAGG GACCTGAAGCCCGGCAACCTGGCCGTGAACGAGGACTGTGAGCTCAAG ATCCTGGACTTCGGCCTGGCCCGGCAGGCAGATAGCGAGATGACTGGGTACGTGGTGACCCGGTGGTACCGGGCGCCTGAGGTCATCTTGAATTGGATGCACTACACACAGACGG TGGACATCTGGTCAGTGGGCTGCATCATGGCTGAGATGATCACAGGGGAGACGCTCTTCAAAGGCAGCGACC ACCTGGACCAGCTGAAGGAGATCATGAAGGTGACAGGGACGCCTCCCGCCGAGTTCGTGCAGAGGCTGCAGAGTGCCGAG GCTCAGAACTACATGAACGGCCTCCCCGAGCTAGAGAAAAAGGATTTTGCCGCCATCCTGACCAACGCAAGCCCTCTGG ccgtGAACCTCCTGGAGAAGATGCTGGTGCTGGATGCGGAGCGGCGGGTGACGGCGGCCAAGGCGCTGACCCACCCCTACTTCGAGTCGCTCCACGACACGGAGGACGAGCCCAAAGCCCAAAAGTACGATGAATCCTTTGATGACGTGGACCGCACGCTGGAAGAGTGGAAGCGTGAGTGGGGGGCTCTGGGCAGGGCCTGTGGCTGGACCCCACCAGCCCCGTGCAGGTGGCCAGGGCTCAGAGTCCTGGGTCCCCCCACCCTGGGATGCAGGTTAGGTGAGGAACACAGTGGAGGTCAGGGGGCAGCTGGGCTTCCGGGCCAAGGCGACCTGAGCACTTGGCCTCTCCCGGCCCCCAGGCCTGCCAGCGTGCCTCCCCACGTCTAG
- the LOC101287579 gene encoding mitogen-activated protein kinase 12 isoform X16 codes for MRTYLVMPFMGTDLGKLMEHEKLSEDRIQFLVYQMLKGLKDLKPGNLAVNEDCELKILDFGLARQADSEMTGYVVTRWYRAPEVILNWMHYTQTVDIWSVGCIMAEMITGETLFKGSDHLDQLKEIMKVTGTPPAEFVQRLQSAEAQNYMNGLPELEKKDFAAILTNASPLAVNLLEKMLVLDAERRVTAAKALTHPYFESLHDTEDEPKAQKYDESFDDVDRTLEEWKREWGALGRACGWTPPAPCRWPGLRVLGPPTLGCRLGEEHSGGQGAAGLPGQGDLSTWPLPAPRPASVPPHV; via the exons ATGAGAAC TTACCTGGTGATGCCGTTCATGGGCACCGACCTGGGGAAGCTCATGGAGCACGAGAAGCTGAGTGAGGACCGAATCCAGTTCCTCGTCTACCAGATGCTCAAGGGGCTGAAG GACCTGAAGCCCGGCAACCTGGCCGTGAACGAGGACTGTGAGCTCAAG ATCCTGGACTTCGGCCTGGCCCGGCAGGCAGATAGCGAGATGACTGGGTACGTGGTGACCCGGTGGTACCGGGCGCCTGAGGTCATCTTGAATTGGATGCACTACACACAGACGG TGGACATCTGGTCAGTGGGCTGCATCATGGCTGAGATGATCACAGGGGAGACGCTCTTCAAAGGCAGCGACC ACCTGGACCAGCTGAAGGAGATCATGAAGGTGACAGGGACGCCTCCCGCCGAGTTCGTGCAGAGGCTGCAGAGTGCCGAG GCTCAGAACTACATGAACGGCCTCCCCGAGCTAGAGAAAAAGGATTTTGCCGCCATCCTGACCAACGCAAGCCCTCTGG ccgtGAACCTCCTGGAGAAGATGCTGGTGCTGGATGCGGAGCGGCGGGTGACGGCGGCCAAGGCGCTGACCCACCCCTACTTCGAGTCGCTCCACGACACGGAGGACGAGCCCAAAGCCCAAAAGTACGATGAATCCTTTGATGACGTGGACCGCACGCTGGAAGAGTGGAAGCGTGAGTGGGGGGCTCTGGGCAGGGCCTGTGGCTGGACCCCACCAGCCCCGTGCAGGTGGCCAGGGCTCAGAGTCCTGGGTCCCCCCACCCTGGGATGCAGGTTAGGTGAGGAACACAGTGGAGGTCAGGGGGCAGCTGGGCTTCCGGGCCAAGGCGACCTGAGCACTTGGCCTCTCCCGGCCCCCAGGCCTGCCAGCGTGCCTCCCCACGTCTAG
- the LOC101287579 gene encoding mitogen-activated protein kinase 12 isoform X13, producing the protein MRTYLVMPFMGTDLGKLMEHEKLSEDRIQFLVYQMLKGLKYIHAAGIIHRDLKPGNLAVNEDCELKILDFGLARQADSEMTGYVVTRWYRAPEVILNWMHYTQTVDIWSVGCIMAEMITGETLFKGSDHLDQLKEIMKVTGTPPAEFVQRLQSAEAQNYMNGLPELEKKDFAAILTNASPLAVNLLEKMLVLDAERRVTAAKALTHPYFESLHDTEDEPKAQKYDESFDDVDRTLEEWKREWGALGRACGWTPPAPCRWPGLRVLGPPTLGCRLGEEHSGGQGAAGLPGQGDLSTWPLPAPRPASVPPHV; encoded by the exons ATGAGAAC TTACCTGGTGATGCCGTTCATGGGCACCGACCTGGGGAAGCTCATGGAGCACGAGAAGCTGAGTGAGGACCGAATCCAGTTCCTCGTCTACCAGATGCTCAAGGGGCTGAAG TACATCCATGCTGCTGGCATCATCCACAGG GACCTGAAGCCCGGCAACCTGGCCGTGAACGAGGACTGTGAGCTCAAG ATCCTGGACTTCGGCCTGGCCCGGCAGGCAGATAGCGAGATGACTGGGTACGTGGTGACCCGGTGGTACCGGGCGCCTGAGGTCATCTTGAATTGGATGCACTACACACAGACGG TGGACATCTGGTCAGTGGGCTGCATCATGGCTGAGATGATCACAGGGGAGACGCTCTTCAAAGGCAGCGACC ACCTGGACCAGCTGAAGGAGATCATGAAGGTGACAGGGACGCCTCCCGCCGAGTTCGTGCAGAGGCTGCAGAGTGCCGAG GCTCAGAACTACATGAACGGCCTCCCCGAGCTAGAGAAAAAGGATTTTGCCGCCATCCTGACCAACGCAAGCCCTCTGG ccgtGAACCTCCTGGAGAAGATGCTGGTGCTGGATGCGGAGCGGCGGGTGACGGCGGCCAAGGCGCTGACCCACCCCTACTTCGAGTCGCTCCACGACACGGAGGACGAGCCCAAAGCCCAAAAGTACGATGAATCCTTTGATGACGTGGACCGCACGCTGGAAGAGTGGAAGCGTGAGTGGGGGGCTCTGGGCAGGGCCTGTGGCTGGACCCCACCAGCCCCGTGCAGGTGGCCAGGGCTCAGAGTCCTGGGTCCCCCCACCCTGGGATGCAGGTTAGGTGAGGAACACAGTGGAGGTCAGGGGGCAGCTGGGCTTCCGGGCCAAGGCGACCTGAGCACTTGGCCTCTCCCGGCCCCCAGGCCTGCCAGCGTGCCTCCCCACGTCTAG
- the LOC101287579 gene encoding mitogen-activated protein kinase 12 isoform X3, protein MSSPPPARKGFYRQEVTKTAWEVRAVYQDLQPVGSGAYGAVCSAVDSRTGAKVAIKKLYRPFQSELFAKRAYRELRLLKHMRHENVIGLLDVFTPNETLDDFTDFYLVMPFMGTDLGKLMEHEKLSEDRIQFLVYQMLKGLKDLKPGNLAVNEDCELKILDFGLARQADSEMTGYVVTRWYRAPEVILNWMHYTQTVDIWSVGCIMAEMITGETLFKGSDHLDQLKEIMKVTGTPPAEFVQRLQSAEAQNYMNGLPELEKKDFAAILTNASPLAVNLLEKMLVLDAERRVTAAKALTHPYFESLHDTEDEPKAQKYDESFDDVDRTLEEWKREWGALGRACGWTPPAPCRWPGLRVLGPPTLGCRLGEEHSGGQGAAGLPGQGDLSTWPLPAPRPASVPPHV, encoded by the exons ATGAGCTCTCCGCCGCCCGCCCGCAAGGGCTTTTACCGCCAGGAGGTGACCAAGACGGCCTGGGAGGTGCGCGCCGTGTACCAGGACCTGCAGCCCGTAGGCTCGGGCGCCTATGGCGCCGTGTG CTCGGCGGTGGACAGCCGCACGGGCGCCAAGGTGGCCATAAAGAAGCTGTACCGGCCCTTCCAGTCCGAGCTGTTCGCCAAGCGCGCCTACCGCGAGCTGCGCCTGCTCAAGCACATGCGCCATGAGAAC GTAATTGGGCTGCTGGATGTGTTCACACCCAATGAGACCCTGGATGATTTCACAGACTT TTACCTGGTGATGCCGTTCATGGGCACCGACCTGGGGAAGCTCATGGAGCACGAGAAGCTGAGTGAGGACCGAATCCAGTTCCTCGTCTACCAGATGCTCAAGGGGCTGAAG GACCTGAAGCCCGGCAACCTGGCCGTGAACGAGGACTGTGAGCTCAAG ATCCTGGACTTCGGCCTGGCCCGGCAGGCAGATAGCGAGATGACTGGGTACGTGGTGACCCGGTGGTACCGGGCGCCTGAGGTCATCTTGAATTGGATGCACTACACACAGACGG TGGACATCTGGTCAGTGGGCTGCATCATGGCTGAGATGATCACAGGGGAGACGCTCTTCAAAGGCAGCGACC ACCTGGACCAGCTGAAGGAGATCATGAAGGTGACAGGGACGCCTCCCGCCGAGTTCGTGCAGAGGCTGCAGAGTGCCGAG GCTCAGAACTACATGAACGGCCTCCCCGAGCTAGAGAAAAAGGATTTTGCCGCCATCCTGACCAACGCAAGCCCTCTGG ccgtGAACCTCCTGGAGAAGATGCTGGTGCTGGATGCGGAGCGGCGGGTGACGGCGGCCAAGGCGCTGACCCACCCCTACTTCGAGTCGCTCCACGACACGGAGGACGAGCCCAAAGCCCAAAAGTACGATGAATCCTTTGATGACGTGGACCGCACGCTGGAAGAGTGGAAGCGTGAGTGGGGGGCTCTGGGCAGGGCCTGTGGCTGGACCCCACCAGCCCCGTGCAGGTGGCCAGGGCTCAGAGTCCTGGGTCCCCCCACCCTGGGATGCAGGTTAGGTGAGGAACACAGTGGAGGTCAGGGGGCAGCTGGGCTTCCGGGCCAAGGCGACCTGAGCACTTGGCCTCTCCCGGCCCCCAGGCCTGCCAGCGTGCCTCCCCACGTCTAG
- the LOC101287579 gene encoding mitogen-activated protein kinase 12 isoform X11, which produces MSSPPPARKGFYRQEVTKTAWEVRAVYQDLQPVGSGAYGAVCSAVDSRTGAKVAIKKLYRPFQSELFAKRAYRELRLLKHMRHENVIGLLDVFTPNETLDDFTDFYLVMPFMGTDLGKLMEHEKLSEDRIQFLVYQMLKGLKYIHAAGIIHRDLKPGNLAVNEDCELKAQNYMNGLPELEKKDFAAILTNASPLAVNLLEKMLVLDAERRVTAAKALTHPYFESLHDTEDEPKAQKYDESFDDVDRTLEEWKREWGALGRACGWTPPAPCRWPGLRVLGPPTLGCRLGEEHSGGQGAAGLPGQGDLSTWPLPAPRPASVPPHV; this is translated from the exons ATGAGCTCTCCGCCGCCCGCCCGCAAGGGCTTTTACCGCCAGGAGGTGACCAAGACGGCCTGGGAGGTGCGCGCCGTGTACCAGGACCTGCAGCCCGTAGGCTCGGGCGCCTATGGCGCCGTGTG CTCGGCGGTGGACAGCCGCACGGGCGCCAAGGTGGCCATAAAGAAGCTGTACCGGCCCTTCCAGTCCGAGCTGTTCGCCAAGCGCGCCTACCGCGAGCTGCGCCTGCTCAAGCACATGCGCCATGAGAAC GTAATTGGGCTGCTGGATGTGTTCACACCCAATGAGACCCTGGATGATTTCACAGACTT TTACCTGGTGATGCCGTTCATGGGCACCGACCTGGGGAAGCTCATGGAGCACGAGAAGCTGAGTGAGGACCGAATCCAGTTCCTCGTCTACCAGATGCTCAAGGGGCTGAAG TACATCCATGCTGCTGGCATCATCCACAGG GACCTGAAGCCCGGCAACCTGGCCGTGAACGAGGACTGTGAGCTCAAG GCTCAGAACTACATGAACGGCCTCCCCGAGCTAGAGAAAAAGGATTTTGCCGCCATCCTGACCAACGCAAGCCCTCTGG ccgtGAACCTCCTGGAGAAGATGCTGGTGCTGGATGCGGAGCGGCGGGTGACGGCGGCCAAGGCGCTGACCCACCCCTACTTCGAGTCGCTCCACGACACGGAGGACGAGCCCAAAGCCCAAAAGTACGATGAATCCTTTGATGACGTGGACCGCACGCTGGAAGAGTGGAAGCGTGAGTGGGGGGCTCTGGGCAGGGCCTGTGGCTGGACCCCACCAGCCCCGTGCAGGTGGCCAGGGCTCAGAGTCCTGGGTCCCCCCACCCTGGGATGCAGGTTAGGTGAGGAACACAGTGGAGGTCAGGGGGCAGCTGGGCTTCCGGGCCAAGGCGACCTGAGCACTTGGCCTCTCCCGGCCCCCAGGCCTGCCAGCGTGCCTCCCCACGTCTAG